The Hypomesus transpacificus isolate Combined female chromosome 12, fHypTra1, whole genome shotgun sequence genome segment GTCCTCCAGCCGTTTGTGGAGGTGTGTATGAAACACCACAACAGGCACGAGGCCAAGAAGTACGTCTCCAAGGTGACGCCGGAACAGAAGGTCAAAGCTCACCTGTCAGTAGGGTGAGTGGAGGACTTAAAGAGGGCTCTTCATAGTAGCATCTCTTACTTCCTGTAATATTGTTAGTATAGTTACATTTCACATTTACCGTTGTGACAAGTCTCACTGTCTTTATCCTGCTACCCGTTTTCCCGCTCGCTTgttcttccctcactctctaCATCGTaccattctcctcctccttcctccatctccatctcctcctccctgtcctctctactaccccccttctcctcttccttgccctccccctctctctcagggacctggagggggcagcagaggcagccATAGAGAGACGTAGTGAGGGAGAGATCAACACAGTCCTCTCCCGCTGTTCTCCAACCACAGACAGAGCCCTTGTCGAAAAGCTCAACCGTGCCAGAGCCACCGCCGCTAAAAAGTGACCTGCTTTAAAAACAACTTGCCAGCCGCACTGGAGCCACCGCTGTCAAATAGTGACCCCTGTCGACATTAACCGCACTTGACGTACTCCACATTAACTAGTACACTTGGGCCCTCATCACATTTGGGAAAAGATTGTTTGACAAAAGAAGGACATACAATTGGACACACTGACAGAAAAGCCTATAAGAAGACAATATTCAGCTTGTTCTCAAAAtaattgtttaaatgttttgttaGACACATTttctggtgatggtggtgggtggATTATCCGGGAATTCACATATAACTATTACTCTGAATCCATTGAGTGAGTGTAATACACCCTTCTCACTCagaggtgaaagagagaaaacggGGTGGCAATCGAAATATggccatttgtttttgtttgttttttaagaaTATGTTATTATGTGACATTAAATTATGTTAATGATAGCACATTTCTGACTTATAAAATatgtcatcttttttttttttcaacttttATAACAATGGACTTCCTGTAATACAACAATTTCTACCAGTGTGAACCCTGCCATATTGCAAATGCTGAGTTTGCCTTTCCCACTCAATGGGAGAGGAACTGCTGATCACAGGGAAGCCGCGGCGCTGTCACATGGTTTGGAACAAAAAAACGAGTCTGgcgagaaaataaagacacgACTTCTCTATAGTTCCGGATCAGGTACGTTTTCTGCAAAGGCTTTGCTAACCAGAATAGTGAAAATGGAGAATTGTTTCTTGCTGAAAGTTTAATGTTGCTGCGTGGGAACAAAGTTGCATGTTTGCAGAAGTCTGTGAAAAAGGCGCCATTGCTTATTCCAAGTTCCAAGCAGTTTGGACTTTTAAGTACAGTAATTGGTGTTTACACTTCATGATAATTTCAGATATTTATATTCGGCCGAAATGTTTACCTACTTTACGTTAGCTGTGATCACGCTTGCGCTTGTTTTCATAGTAAACATGTCTCCGTTGTCTCACTGTTAACCCTACATGAAAGGCAGTATTGTGCCTTAAGTTTATACCAACAATGTCGCCCATAAGTACAGAGTGATGTCTATAAAAGTGGAATGCGTGATAAAGGAGAAGAACGCTATTGGAGAGGGTCCAGTgtgggaggagaaggatgagACCTTGCTGTACGTGGATATATCCGGGCAGAAGATACATAGGTGGAACCCTGCAACCAATCAGATACAGACTATGACAACAGGTGAACCAATCACAAGTAGGCCATGACTTAATAAACCAATCAGGTGCGAGGCCTTGGGGCAATCTGCCAGCCCAAATGGGTCATAAATTGATTCATGTCAAGATCAATTTATTGATTTTTTAGTCACCCTACATCTTAACATTGCAGAGAATAATTGGCTGAAATACTTCATGGGTCTTCTGGAAGTAGTGTAACACCAGAGTCCTACAGACATGTTTTGGATAAGAGATGCATTCAAtgggtggagaaaaaaaaagattgtagTGGGGGTCAACAGGGAACTTGCCTTTCATACTAACTTAAGTTCTCCACATAATTTCCCCCTCACACTCTGTCCCTCCACCACATTATccacaccctgtcacacacacacacactgtcccaccACCACACTAGccacaccctgtcacacacacacacacactgtcccaccACCACACAATccacaccctgtcacacacacacacactgtcccaccACCTCACTATccacaccctgtcacacacacacacactgtcccaccaccacactatccacaccctgtcacacacacacacacacacactgtcccaccaccacactatccacaccctgtcacacacacacatacactctttgTCTTTCCTCAGACAAGTTTGTGGGCTGTGCTGTTCCTCGGAGGTCTGGCGGGTATGTGATCGGGGAGGGCACTCGTTTTGCGGCGGTGGACTGGGCCTCTCagaccatcaccaccatcgcTCACATCGACGCAGACAAGCCCAACAACCGCTTCAACGACGGCAAGGTGGACCCTGCAGGACGCCTCTTTGCAGGTAGGcagcaatcaatcaatcaatcgatTGTGAATGTGTACTCAAGATACAAGCAGATGTTTTCTGCATAATGTAAAGGTATTCCACCTGGCTCCTTAAAGTAGAAATGTACTGGAGTTGTCCTCTGTGACTAACTCGAATATTCTGTGATGTTCCATGTACCTAGGTACCATGGCGTTAGAGGAACGTCCAGCGGTTCTAGAACCCAAGCAGGGTTCTCTGTTCTCGCTCCACACTGACCTCAGTGTGGTCAAACACTTCAGCCAGGTGGACATCTCCAACGGGCTGGACTGGTCCCTGGACCACAGAACCTTCTACTACATTGACAGCCTCACCTATACAGTGGAGGCCTTTGACTACGACATCAACACTGGGGCATTGAGTGAGTGatctacacacctacacacacacacactgcctaatCATTGTAGCAGATTTGACTGCAGCCCCATTGTTATACATGGTTCtgggattgagtgtgtgtgtgtgcaggtaactGGAGGATGGTGTACAGGTTGGAGCAGGACGAGGGCGTCCCTGACGGCATGTGTATAGACTCAGATGGGAGGCTGTGGGTGGCGTGCTACAACGGAGGACGGGTGATCCACATAGACcctcacacaggtgtgtgtttcagtccaCGTCAGAACCAAGgacaaacctgtgtgtgtgtcaggtggctgagcgggtagtgcatcgagctagtaatctgaaggttgccagttcgattcccggccggtgcacatgactttgtgtccttaggcaaggctcttcaccctacttgcctcggggagaatgtccctgagagcatctgctaaatgacgtaatgtgtaatgtaatgtgtgtgtcagtgagattGTAActtcctgacccctccccccaggcgtGCGTTTGCAGACGGTGAAGCTTCCGGTTCAGAAGACCACCTCCTGCTGTTTCGGGGGCAGAAACTACTCTGACCTCTACGTGACCTCTGCCTACCTGGGCATGGACGAGTCGGACTTGGCCAAGCAGCCACAGGCTGGCTGCGTCTTTaaggtgcgtgcgtgcgtgtgtggccTTTCGTGTCATGTTTTTGCATTCAGGCTTTTGTGAAGATAAGATTGAGTGTCAGTgagtctggtgtgtgtttatgccatGCAGGTGACAGGTTTAGGAGCAAAGGGGATTCCTACAAACTCCTTTGCTGGATGAGAGCTCTCCTCAACAAGGAGGACACTGACCCTGAGCCTCTGCTAACAACACTGCTGTGATTGGTTGTCTGTCCTCAAATCACTGCTACGAGTGTGTGGGTTAAAAAACAAGGTTTGTTGATTTTGGTGCTCTTGATTTTACTAAACAAATAAATGTGAATAACATTGATGTAGCAGAGTTCAATGATGTTTTAATTGTCAATGTATGtctattaaataaatacatttaaataaataaaacgatGTAAAATGATGTTCTGAAGATGTAACTTCAGAAACTTTATTTTCTTTAACAAGAAAAGAACAGGAAACAACAGTCTtactttttttgtttattcaaATATTTGTTCATTCGGCAAATGTCTTACATTGCACACAGAGATAGCTAAG includes the following:
- the rgn gene encoding regucalcin isoform X1, coding for MSIKVECVIKEKNAIGEGPVWEEKDETLLYVDISGQKIHRWNPATNQIQTMTTGEPITNKFVGCAVPRRSGGYVIGEGTRFAAVDWASQTITTIAHIDADKPNNRFNDGKVDPAGRLFAGTMALEERPAVLEPKQGSLFSLHTDLSVVKHFSQVDISNGLDWSLDHRTFYYIDSLTYTVEAFDYDINTGALSNWRMVYRLEQDEGVPDGMCIDSDGRLWVACYNGGRVIHIDPHTGVRLQTVKLPVQKTTSCCFGGRNYSDLYVTSAYLGMDESDLAKQPQAGCVFKVTGLGAKGIPTNSFAG
- the rgn gene encoding regucalcin isoform X2, which gives rise to MSIKVECVIKEKNAIGEGPVWEEKDETLLYVDISGQKIHRWNPATNQIQTMTTDKFVGCAVPRRSGGYVIGEGTRFAAVDWASQTITTIAHIDADKPNNRFNDGKVDPAGRLFAGTMALEERPAVLEPKQGSLFSLHTDLSVVKHFSQVDISNGLDWSLDHRTFYYIDSLTYTVEAFDYDINTGALSNWRMVYRLEQDEGVPDGMCIDSDGRLWVACYNGGRVIHIDPHTGVRLQTVKLPVQKTTSCCFGGRNYSDLYVTSAYLGMDESDLAKQPQAGCVFKVTGLGAKGIPTNSFAG